One window of the Burkholderia ubonensis subsp. mesacidophila genome contains the following:
- a CDS encoding ATP-binding protein, with the protein MSYSTLQSIRRYQSISVFGGGIVVTILILIACGLGMASIVYGYLEGERRNFVNGLDETLDQIQESETSFRNGVANTQLIWRELGPAPGQVVNGFFGNDQQLAITPYPSLVVGVPGQTRQRAEVSRYLALSFLLSRICAASSINRGRLLEGYHYSMRTGLFGIVPHLARDNPALATPQARARVMAALRVEFPHSRPASPDGRPRVHWLPPYVNPVTGQSRIRIAAEARADGQPFAVLVTEYAPDYLLSWLPERAPDGVFFITTADHRLVTMDPSAVPVPGLAERLLQLDIAQTGKADGERVFRDGFVVFRSALGSTGWTIAYALSWADIAAGIAVQAGTLAAATLVAIAVMWLLLVRFYRRALVPLYARSQRVFDSESLCRNVIEMAPIGLGLISRSDGRLMLASGALTDMIARCGGAGQTLSAQVVAQYEAFLACGAPDGTMQAVLPLEGPDDAWLHLDVIARGARYQGEDVLIAAAVDVTAKRQLVQKLEETVRAADSANAAKSSFLAAMSHEIRTPLNVILGNLELLERTALDASQHGRVQTLRTSAEGLLAIVSDILDFSKIEAGAMSVESIEFDVIAVVERTLAAFASVAKAKGLPLFAEIDASGAQRMRGDPTRLAQVIGNLLSNAIKFTSDGRVTARVSAGRNGHGVAELAIEIEDTGIGIDDAQREKLFKAFSQVDATITRRYGGSGLGLALCDRLVAAMGGSISVASTPGAGSCFTVRLPLGAEIAVDRPRDAFDGRALILVSADDAWRKFALPHLDAWGFDVVALRSPSGIAAGCLARAHAVVLYGDSDAWSRAELDSLRGATPIVLATPDGPREPYVAGRTIRVSSYSLNGLRAAMRLAAAATGAPPLLPAGVAARPRDARGGRALRALVVGEASLGGSILREQLDVLGCAIGTARLGGVALDMLANTSWDVLLFGADLPDMTGGALAEAVHARALHCDMVVVASHLTPDDARRYADAGVERILTMPVTLAHLRGVLARAARRRGMAAPDERGGMQDVPCATEAPELHGR; encoded by the coding sequence ATGTCCTACAGCACGCTCCAGTCCATTCGCCGCTACCAGAGCATTTCGGTGTTCGGCGGCGGAATCGTCGTGACGATCCTGATCCTGATCGCCTGCGGGCTCGGGATGGCATCGATCGTCTACGGCTATCTGGAGGGAGAGCGGCGCAATTTCGTCAACGGCCTCGACGAAACGCTCGACCAGATCCAGGAGAGCGAGACGTCGTTCCGCAACGGCGTCGCCAATACGCAGCTGATCTGGCGTGAGCTCGGGCCGGCGCCCGGCCAGGTCGTGAACGGGTTCTTCGGCAACGACCAGCAGCTCGCGATCACGCCGTACCCGTCGCTCGTGGTGGGCGTGCCCGGGCAGACGCGGCAGCGCGCGGAGGTGTCGCGCTATCTCGCGCTGTCCTTCCTGCTGTCGCGCATCTGCGCCGCCAGTTCGATCAATCGCGGGCGCTTGCTGGAGGGCTATCACTACAGCATGCGCACCGGCCTGTTCGGCATCGTCCCGCATCTCGCGCGCGACAACCCCGCGCTGGCCACGCCGCAGGCGCGCGCCCGCGTCATGGCGGCATTGCGGGTCGAGTTTCCGCATTCGCGGCCGGCATCGCCGGATGGTCGTCCGCGCGTCCACTGGCTGCCGCCTTACGTCAATCCGGTAACCGGGCAGTCCCGCATCCGCATCGCCGCCGAGGCCCGCGCGGACGGTCAGCCGTTCGCGGTGCTCGTGACCGAATATGCACCCGACTACCTGCTGTCGTGGCTGCCCGAGCGTGCGCCGGACGGCGTGTTCTTCATCACGACCGCGGACCACCGGCTCGTCACGATGGATCCCTCCGCCGTGCCGGTTCCCGGCCTGGCCGAACGCCTGCTGCAGCTCGACATCGCGCAAACGGGCAAGGCGGACGGCGAACGGGTCTTTCGCGACGGCTTCGTCGTGTTTCGCAGCGCGCTCGGGTCGACCGGCTGGACGATCGCCTATGCGCTGTCGTGGGCCGACATCGCGGCCGGCATCGCCGTGCAGGCCGGCACGCTGGCCGCCGCGACGCTCGTCGCGATCGCCGTGATGTGGCTGCTGCTCGTGCGGTTCTACCGGCGCGCGCTCGTGCCGCTCTACGCGCGGTCGCAGCGCGTGTTCGACAGCGAGAGCCTGTGCCGCAACGTGATCGAGATGGCGCCGATCGGCCTTGGCCTGATTTCCCGGTCGGACGGAAGGCTGATGCTCGCCAGCGGCGCGCTGACGGACATGATCGCGCGATGCGGCGGGGCGGGGCAGACGCTGTCCGCGCAGGTCGTCGCGCAGTACGAAGCCTTCCTCGCGTGCGGCGCACCCGACGGGACGATGCAGGCCGTGCTGCCGCTGGAGGGGCCGGACGACGCGTGGCTGCATCTGGACGTCATCGCGCGCGGCGCGCGGTACCAGGGCGAGGATGTGCTGATCGCGGCGGCGGTCGATGTGACGGCGAAGCGGCAGCTCGTGCAGAAACTGGAGGAGACGGTGCGGGCGGCGGACTCGGCGAATGCGGCCAAGTCGTCGTTCCTCGCGGCGATGAGTCACGAGATCCGCACGCCGCTCAACGTGATCCTCGGCAATCTCGAACTTCTCGAACGCACGGCGCTCGACGCGTCGCAGCACGGCCGCGTGCAGACGCTGCGCACGTCGGCCGAAGGCTTGCTGGCGATCGTCAGCGACATACTGGACTTCTCGAAGATCGAGGCCGGCGCGATGTCGGTGGAGTCGATCGAGTTCGACGTGATCGCGGTGGTCGAACGCACGCTCGCCGCCTTCGCGTCGGTCGCCAAGGCGAAAGGGCTGCCGCTGTTCGCGGAAATCGACGCGAGCGGCGCGCAGCGCATGCGCGGCGATCCGACCCGGCTGGCCCAGGTGATCGGCAACCTGCTGAGCAACGCGATCAAGTTCACGAGCGACGGGCGCGTCACCGCGCGGGTGTCGGCCGGCCGGAACGGGCATGGCGTGGCCGAACTCGCGATCGAGATCGAGGACACGGGCATCGGGATTGACGATGCGCAGCGGGAGAAGCTGTTCAAGGCGTTTTCGCAGGTCGATGCGACCATCACGCGGCGTTATGGCGGCTCGGGGCTCGGGCTTGCGCTGTGCGACCGGCTCGTCGCCGCGATGGGCGGCTCGATCTCGGTCGCGAGCACGCCCGGCGCCGGCAGCTGCTTCACCGTGCGCCTGCCGCTGGGCGCGGAGATTGCCGTGGATCGCCCGCGCGACGCGTTCGACGGCCGCGCGCTGATCCTCGTGTCGGCCGACGACGCGTGGCGGAAATTCGCGCTGCCGCATCTCGATGCGTGGGGATTCGATGTCGTTGCGCTGCGCAGCCCGAGCGGGATCGCAGCCGGATGCCTGGCGCGCGCGCACGCGGTCGTGCTGTATGGCGACTCCGACGCCTGGTCCCGTGCGGAGCTCGACAGCCTGCGCGGCGCGACGCCGATCGTGCTTGCCACGCCGGACGGACCGCGCGAGCCCTACGTCGCCGGCAGGACGATACGCGTGTCGAGCTATTCGCTGAACGGCCTGCGGGCGGCCATGCGGCTGGCGGCGGCCGCGACCGGCGCGCCGCCGCTCCTGCCGGCCGGTGTCGCCGCACGGCCGCGCGACGCTCGAGGCGGCCGCGCGTTGCGCGCGCTGGTGGTCGGCGAAGCGTCGCTCGGCGGTTCCATCCTGCGCGAGCAGCTCGACGTGCTGGGGTGCGCGATCGGCACGGCGCGGCTCGGCGGCGTGGCGCTCGACATGCTGGCGAACACCTCCTGGGACGTGCTGCTGTTCGGCGCCGATCTTCCCGACATGACGGGCGGCGCGCTGGCCGAGGCCGTGCATGCGCGCGCACTGCATTGCGACATGGTGGTCGTCGCGTCGCATCTGACGCCGGACGATGCGCGCCGCTATGCGGACGCGGGCGTCGAGCGGATCCTGACGATGCCCGTCACGCTCGCTCACCTGCGCGGCGTGCTCGCGCGCGCCGCGCGTCGTCGGGGGATGGCCGCTCCGGACGAAAGGGGCGGCATGCAGGACGTGCCGTGCGCGACGGAAGCGCCGGAATTGCATGGCCGGTAA
- a CDS encoding Lrp/AsnC family transcriptional regulator: MKLGSKAAAAPGAAPVLDRIDRAILRQLQQDASISNVSLAAKVKLSAPACLRRVERLKEMGLIRGIVALLEPKALGAGMLVVIGFVLDRSTPEAFAAFEKAAQKVSGCVECHVVTGEFDYFMLVRTRDSESFNRLHAEQLLYLPGVRQVRSFMVLKEILSTHVLPV; the protein is encoded by the coding sequence ATGAAATTAGGCAGCAAAGCGGCGGCGGCGCCCGGCGCCGCGCCCGTGCTCGATCGCATCGACCGCGCGATCCTCCGGCAGCTTCAGCAGGACGCGTCGATCTCGAACGTGAGCCTCGCCGCAAAGGTGAAGCTGAGCGCGCCGGCGTGCCTGCGGCGCGTCGAGCGGCTCAAGGAGATGGGGTTGATCCGCGGGATCGTCGCGCTGCTGGAGCCGAAGGCGCTCGGCGCGGGGATGCTGGTCGTGATCGGCTTCGTGCTCGACCGCTCGACGCCGGAAGCGTTCGCCGCGTTCGAGAAGGCCGCGCAGAAGGTGTCGGGGTGCGTCGAATGCCACGTCGTGACCGGCGAGTTCGACTACTTCATGCTGGTGCGCACGCGCGACAGCGAGAGCTTCAACCGGCTGCATGCGGAGCAGTTGCTGTATCTGCCGGGCGTGCGGCAGGTGCGCAGCTTCATGGTGCTGAAGGAGATCCTGTCGACGCACGTGTTGCCGGTGTAG
- a CDS encoding molybdopterin-dependent oxidoreductase yields MRIPRIWLQGLLLACLLGAAAASWAAPFKFTVDGNITKSNQPGKVAYVFSEQALMALPQHSITTSTSWTPVATFSGPRLADVLKIVGAKGTQLEIRCIDEYTFTIPASDADKYGVILARKMNGKVLDNASYGPLWIMYPRDQFADELKTPLGEAKFAWQVIGLTVK; encoded by the coding sequence ATGCGCATTCCGAGAATCTGGTTGCAAGGCCTGCTGCTGGCCTGCCTGCTGGGCGCCGCCGCCGCGTCCTGGGCCGCGCCGTTCAAGTTCACCGTCGACGGCAACATCACGAAGTCGAATCAGCCGGGGAAAGTCGCGTACGTCTTTTCCGAACAGGCGCTGATGGCGCTGCCGCAGCACTCGATCACGACCTCGACGAGCTGGACGCCGGTGGCGACCTTCAGCGGCCCGCGCCTCGCCGACGTGCTGAAGATCGTCGGCGCGAAGGGCACGCAGCTCGAAATTCGCTGCATCGACGAATACACGTTCACGATCCCCGCGTCCGACGCCGACAAGTACGGCGTGATCCTCGCCCGCAAGATGAACGGCAAGGTGCTCGACAACGCCAGCTACGGGCCGCTGTGGATCATGTATCCGCGCGACCAGTTCGCGGATGAACTGAAGACGCCGCTCGGGGAAGCGAAGTTCGCGTGGCAGGTCATCGGCCTCACCGTGAAATGA
- a CDS encoding response regulator transcription factor, translating into MDEFIVRVMVADDHPSSALGMSQALAESSTIRLIGTVPNSTELVAVLDEQSCDVLVLDYVMPGGKYGDGLSLLSFLQRRYPALHLVTITMIDNPSVLHAIRKQGVGCILSKSDAISHLVGAVHAAYVGANYLSPFIKQLLEGGEVSPSTRPLTTREIEVVRLYCAGYTVGEIAAQLHRSKQTISSQKSSAMKKLGIIRDADLIRYADEGKLPDANGDDAQRAKA; encoded by the coding sequence ATGGATGAATTCATTGTGCGAGTGATGGTGGCGGACGATCATCCCTCGTCCGCGCTCGGGATGTCGCAGGCACTCGCCGAAAGCAGCACGATTCGGCTGATCGGCACCGTCCCGAATTCCACGGAGCTGGTGGCCGTGCTCGACGAGCAGTCATGCGACGTGCTCGTCCTGGATTACGTGATGCCGGGCGGCAAGTACGGTGACGGACTGTCGCTGCTGTCGTTTCTGCAGCGGCGCTATCCGGCGCTTCACCTCGTGACGATCACGATGATCGACAATCCGAGCGTGCTGCATGCGATCCGGAAACAGGGCGTCGGCTGCATCCTGAGCAAGTCGGACGCGATTTCGCATCTGGTCGGCGCCGTCCATGCCGCTTATGTCGGCGCAAATTATCTGTCGCCGTTCATCAAGCAATTGCTGGAAGGCGGCGAAGTGTCGCCGTCCACGCGCCCGCTCACCACGCGCGAGATCGAGGTGGTCCGGCTCTATTGCGCCGGCTATACGGTCGGCGAGATCGCCGCCCAACTCCATCGCAGCAAGCAGACGATCAGTTCGCAGAAGTCGAGCGCGATGAAGAAGCTCGGCATCATCCGCGATGCGGACCTGATCCGCTATGCCGACGAAGGGAAGCTGCCGGACGCGAACGGCGACGATGCGCAGCGGGCGAAGGCGTAG
- a CDS encoding 1-aminocyclopropane-1-carboxylate deaminase, which translates to MNLQRFPRHPLTFGPTPIQPLARLSAHLGGKVELYAKREDCNSGLAFGGNKTRKLEYLVPDALAQGCDTLVSIGGIQSNQTRQVAAVAAHLGMKCVLVQENWVNYYDAVYDRVGNIQMSRIMGADVRLVPDGFDIGIRPSWEDALESVRRAGGKPYPIPAGCSEHPLGGLGFVGFAEEVRAQEAQLGFKFDYIVVCSVTGSTQAGMVVGFAADGRADRVIGIDASATPEKTHAQITRIARHTAELVDLGRAITEQDVILDTRYGGPEYGLPSEGTLDAIRLCARLEGVLTDPVYEGKSMHGMIDKVRLGEFEPGSKVLYAHLGGVPALSAYSFIFRDG; encoded by the coding sequence ATGAACCTGCAACGCTTCCCCCGTCACCCGCTGACCTTCGGCCCGACGCCGATCCAGCCGCTCGCGCGCCTGAGCGCGCACCTCGGCGGCAAGGTCGAGCTGTACGCGAAGCGCGAGGACTGCAACAGCGGCCTCGCGTTCGGCGGCAACAAGACCCGCAAGCTCGAATACCTGGTGCCGGACGCGCTCGCGCAGGGCTGCGACACGCTCGTGTCGATCGGCGGCATCCAGTCGAACCAGACGCGCCAGGTCGCGGCCGTCGCCGCGCATCTCGGGATGAAGTGCGTGCTCGTGCAGGAGAACTGGGTCAACTATTACGACGCCGTCTACGACCGCGTCGGCAACATCCAGATGTCGCGAATCATGGGCGCGGACGTGCGGCTCGTGCCGGACGGCTTCGACATCGGCATCCGCCCGAGCTGGGAAGACGCGCTGGAGAGCGTGCGGCGCGCGGGCGGCAAGCCCTACCCGATTCCGGCCGGCTGCTCGGAACATCCGCTCGGCGGGCTCGGCTTCGTCGGCTTCGCGGAGGAAGTCCGCGCGCAGGAAGCGCAGCTCGGCTTCAAGTTCGACTACATCGTCGTGTGCTCGGTGACGGGCAGCACGCAGGCCGGGATGGTCGTCGGCTTCGCGGCCGACGGACGCGCGGACCGCGTGATCGGCATCGATGCGTCCGCGACGCCGGAAAAGACGCATGCGCAGATCACGCGGATCGCGCGTCATACCGCCGAACTGGTGGACCTCGGGCGCGCCATCACGGAACAGGACGTGATCCTCGATACGCGCTACGGCGGCCCCGAGTACGGCTTGCCGAGCGAAGGCACGCTCGACGCGATCCGGCTGTGCGCGCGGCTCGAAGGCGTGCTGACCGACCCCGTCTACGAAGGCAAGTCGATGCACGGGATGATCGACAAGGTGCGGCTCGGCGAATTCGAACCGGGTTCGAAGGTGCTGTATGCGCACCTCGGCGGCGTGCCGGCGTTGAGCGCGTACAGCTTCATCTTTCGCGACGGCTGA
- a CDS encoding response regulator: MTNSEQANADLITATKVRDLLTRNGIPPRSHNTTIANVLGLSFSVVTRKMKGLIPWNLSQLRDIATHFGVPPAILLDDKGAHAGAAPEMLDATLVIEARRFRCRAAISTKASSQAESDFVAFQSQGEWIVIERQHAHEGRTYPVDVIELRSTQQQAYAARIAVVDDSPDVAETVCEYFIEKGVNAIPYYDGASFRKALEVEDFDGYILDWMLGDQTAADLVRSIRSSENGDAPIFLLTGKISTGEASEDEIARVVSHFNARCEEKPVRLPILFAEVARELKIVQPFNAPAG, from the coding sequence ATGACCAACAGCGAGCAGGCCAACGCCGACCTCATCACCGCCACCAAGGTGCGCGACCTCCTGACCCGCAACGGCATCCCGCCGCGCAGCCACAACACGACGATCGCGAACGTGCTCGGCCTCAGCTTTTCCGTCGTCACCCGCAAGATGAAAGGCCTGATCCCGTGGAACCTGTCGCAGTTGCGGGACATCGCGACGCACTTCGGCGTGCCGCCCGCGATCCTGCTCGACGACAAGGGCGCCCATGCGGGCGCCGCCCCCGAGATGCTCGACGCGACGCTCGTCATCGAAGCGCGGCGCTTCCGGTGCCGGGCCGCGATCTCGACGAAGGCGAGCAGCCAGGCCGAATCGGATTTCGTCGCGTTCCAGTCGCAAGGCGAATGGATCGTCATCGAACGTCAGCACGCGCATGAAGGCCGCACCTATCCCGTCGACGTGATCGAGCTTCGCTCGACCCAGCAGCAGGCGTACGCGGCGCGGATCGCCGTGGTCGACGATTCGCCGGACGTGGCCGAGACGGTATGCGAATACTTCATCGAAAAAGGCGTAAACGCGATCCCCTACTACGATGGCGCTTCATTCCGGAAAGCGCTGGAAGTCGAGGATTTCGACGGCTACATCCTCGACTGGATGCTCGGCGACCAGACCGCCGCCGATCTCGTGCGCAGCATCCGTTCGAGCGAAAATGGCGACGCGCCGATCTTCCTGCTGACGGGCAAGATCTCCACCGGCGAGGCGAGCGAGGACGAGATCGCGCGCGTGGTGTCGCACTTCAACGCGCGCTGCGAGGAGAAGCCGGTCCGCCTGCCGATCCTGTTCGCCGAGGTGGCGCGCGAGCTGAAGATCGTCCAGCCGTTCAACGCGCCCGCGGGTTGA